One region of Microbacterium rhizosphaerae genomic DNA includes:
- the pstA gene encoding phosphate ABC transporter permease PstA: MSAPTSTRPPVNRPVSKKDLTTGQLPRFIEPILLGIVAVVVALVLFVITQHLNIAVWLVFTAVVYLIAIGFSSSIVENRRKATDRVVRGVVTSFFLLALAPLISTLWTVVSKGIGILSWQFITSVGGSTFNPQTLTVTFTPGAWQAIVGTFIITGIATIISVPIGILTAVFLTEYSLPSNPMRRAITFLVDVMTGIPSIVAGLFAFSLASVIVGPKAFSGFSASIALCVLMIPIVVRSTEEMIRLVPADLREASLALGVPRSNTILKVVLRTAASGIVTGVVLAVARVVGETAPIFIAASFTDNFNANPFNGPMQTLPVMAYTGWAFPGKDIAASQAQAWGAALLLVILVVIFNLIARIAAKMFAPKAR; this comes from the coding sequence ATGAGCGCTCCCACCTCCACGCGCCCGCCGGTGAACCGCCCCGTGTCCAAGAAGGATCTGACCACCGGTCAGCTCCCCCGCTTCATCGAGCCGATCCTGCTCGGGATCGTCGCGGTGGTCGTCGCACTCGTGCTGTTCGTCATCACGCAGCACCTGAACATCGCGGTCTGGCTGGTCTTCACAGCGGTCGTCTACCTGATCGCCATCGGCTTCAGCTCCTCGATCGTGGAGAACCGCCGCAAGGCCACCGACCGCGTCGTGCGAGGGGTCGTCACCTCGTTCTTCCTCCTCGCTCTGGCACCGCTGATCTCCACCCTGTGGACGGTCGTCAGCAAGGGCATCGGCATCCTGAGCTGGCAGTTCATCACGAGCGTCGGCGGCTCGACCTTCAACCCGCAGACGCTGACGGTGACCTTCACCCCCGGCGCGTGGCAGGCGATCGTCGGAACCTTCATCATCACCGGCATCGCGACGATCATCTCGGTGCCGATCGGCATCCTCACGGCCGTCTTCCTCACCGAGTACTCCCTGCCGAGCAACCCCATGCGTCGCGCGATCACCTTCCTCGTCGACGTCATGACCGGCATCCCGTCGATCGTCGCCGGTCTGTTCGCCTTCTCGCTGGCGTCGGTGATCGTCGGCCCGAAGGCGTTCAGCGGGTTCTCGGCATCCATCGCCCTGTGCGTGCTGATGATCCCGATCGTCGTGCGCTCGACCGAGGAGATGATCCGGCTCGTTCCCGCGGACCTGCGCGAGGCGTCGCTGGCGCTGGGCGTGCCGCGGTCGAACACGATCCTCAAGGTCGTGCTGCGCACAGCGGCGAGCGGTATCGTGACCGGCGTCGTCCTCGCCGTCGCGCGTGTCGTCGGCGAGACCGCCCCGATCTTCATCGCGGCGAGCTTCACCGACAACTTCAACGCCAACCCGTTCAACGGGCCGATGCAGACCCTGCCGGTGATGGCGTACACGGGATGGGCCTTCCCCGGGAAGGACATCGCGGCCTCTCAGGCGCAGGCGTGGGGTGCAGCGCTGCTGCTCGTCATCCTGGTCGTCATCTTCAATCTCATCGCCCGAATCGCCGCGAAGATGTTCGCGCCGAAGGCCCGCTAA
- the pstB gene encoding phosphate ABC transporter ATP-binding protein PstB translates to MSKSIEVKDLNVYYGDFLAVEGVSMDIEPRSVTAFIGPSGCGKSTFLRTLNRMHEVIPGARVEGEVLLDGDDLYGPNVDPVAVRRDVGMVFQRPNPFPTMSIRDNVLAGVRLNSKRIPKSDADALVEKSLKGANLWNEVKDRLEKPGAGLSGGQQQRLCIARAIAVSPDVLLMDEPCSALDPISTYAIEELIEELKEQYTIVIVTHNMQQASRVSDKTAFFNIAGTGKPGKLIEYSDTRTIFTTPSVQATEDYVSGRFG, encoded by the coding sequence GTGTCCAAAAGCATCGAAGTCAAGGATCTGAACGTCTACTACGGCGACTTCCTCGCCGTGGAGGGCGTCTCCATGGACATCGAACCGCGCAGCGTGACAGCCTTCATCGGACCGTCCGGCTGCGGCAAGTCCACGTTCCTGCGCACGCTCAACCGCATGCACGAGGTCATTCCCGGCGCCCGCGTCGAGGGCGAGGTCCTCCTCGACGGCGACGACCTGTACGGCCCGAACGTCGACCCGGTCGCGGTGCGCCGCGACGTCGGCATGGTGTTCCAGCGCCCGAACCCGTTCCCCACGATGTCGATCCGCGACAACGTGCTCGCGGGTGTGCGACTGAACTCCAAGCGCATCCCGAAGTCCGACGCCGACGCCCTCGTCGAGAAATCCCTCAAGGGCGCGAACCTCTGGAACGAGGTCAAGGACCGCCTCGAGAAGCCGGGCGCCGGCCTCTCCGGCGGGCAGCAGCAGCGCCTGTGCATCGCGCGCGCGATCGCCGTTTCGCCCGACGTGCTCCTCATGGACGAGCCGTGCTCGGCTCTCGACCCCATCTCGACCTACGCGATCGAGGAGCTGATCGAGGAGCTCAAGGAGCAGTACACGATCGTCATCGTCACGCACAACATGCAGCAGGCTTCCCGCGTCTCGGACAAGACGGCGTTCTTCAACATCGCCGGCACCGGCAAGCCGGGCAAGCTCATCGAATACAGCGACACCCGCACGATCTTCACGACGCCGTCCGTGCAGGCGACCGAGGACTACGTGTCGGGTCGCTTCGGGTGA
- a CDS encoding phosphate ABC transporter substrate-binding protein PstS, whose protein sequence is MKINRIAQVGAIAAIAALALAGCSSGPSSSGSTSSASASPTDSAVNVTLDTSLTGTIAAGGSSAQANAQAAWTAAYTASVKGVTVNYDKSQGSGGGVTNFLSGAYDFAGSDAPLSADETAKSKTLCAPGGIDIPIYLDGVSIIFNVPGVKTLKLSGATIANIFNLKITDWSDPAITKDNGTALPAGPITTVARSDGSGTTANFTNYLAATQSAAWPYPAGKQWPVSGNVSLQKGGSGVVATVKAGTGTIGYADHSAIGDLSAASILQDGTAIAFSPEAVAKTYAVAAVTASNGVPGDLSKKFDYSKLTAETYPIPLLSYAVTCSTFKDAKQATLTKSYLGYIASTLGQQISAKNAGSAPLPSEALAEAQTSIGGIK, encoded by the coding sequence ATGAAGATCAACCGAATCGCGCAGGTCGGCGCGATCGCTGCCATCGCGGCACTCGCCCTCGCGGGATGCTCGTCGGGCCCGAGCAGCAGCGGCTCCACCTCGAGCGCAAGCGCCTCGCCGACGGACTCGGCGGTGAACGTCACTCTCGACACGAGCCTCACCGGCACCATCGCCGCGGGCGGTTCGAGCGCCCAGGCCAACGCGCAGGCTGCGTGGACGGCCGCCTACACGGCCTCGGTCAAGGGCGTCACCGTCAACTACGACAAGTCGCAGGGCTCCGGCGGCGGCGTGACCAACTTCCTGAGCGGCGCGTACGACTTCGCCGGCTCCGACGCACCGCTCTCGGCCGACGAGACGGCGAAGTCGAAGACCCTCTGCGCCCCCGGCGGCATCGACATTCCGATCTACCTCGACGGCGTCTCGATCATCTTCAACGTCCCCGGCGTGAAGACCCTGAAGCTGAGCGGTGCGACCATCGCGAACATCTTCAACCTGAAGATCACCGACTGGTCCGACCCGGCCATCACCAAGGACAACGGCACGGCGCTCCCGGCGGGCCCGATCACGACCGTCGCCCGCTCGGACGGCTCCGGCACCACCGCGAACTTCACGAACTACCTCGCCGCGACGCAGTCGGCCGCGTGGCCCTACCCGGCCGGCAAGCAGTGGCCGGTCAGCGGCAACGTCTCGCTCCAGAAGGGCGGCTCGGGCGTCGTCGCGACCGTCAAGGCGGGCACCGGCACGATCGGCTACGCCGACCACTCGGCGATCGGCGACCTGAGCGCTGCATCGATCCTCCAGGACGGCACCGCCATCGCCTTCAGCCCCGAGGCCGTCGCGAAGACGTACGCGGTCGCCGCTGTCACCGCCTCGAACGGTGTACCCGGTGACCTGTCGAAGAAGTTCGACTACTCGAAGCTGACCGCCGAGACCTACCCGATCCCGCTGCTGTCGTACGCCGTCACGTGCAGCACCTTCAAGGACGCGAAGCAGGCCACACTGACGAAGTCGTACCTCGGCTACATCGCCAGCACGCTCGGCCAGCAGATCTCGGCGAAGAACGCCGGCTCGGCTCCGCTGCCGAGCGAGGCACTCGCTGAGGCGCAGACGTCGATCGGCGGCATCAAGTAG
- a CDS encoding Pls/PosA family non-ribosomal peptide synthetase: MGSAAPGGPATAEDGQRVLDRTDAAPPPRTLLDILRDTARRHPEASAIDDGSVVLSYRELMASVGATAARLQDAGVRRGDRVGVRVPSGAKELYVSILGVIAAGAAYVPVDADDPDERARLVFGEAKVRGIIGAGGVYTPVAEDVAAGVAAEVVVSPLFDGQAPRPGTRAAPSDPPTPADDAWIIFTSGSTGVPKGVAVSHRSAAAFADAEAGLFLRDAPLGPGDRVLAGLSVAFDASCEEMWLAWRHGACLVPAPRALVRSGEDLAPWLIRQGITVVSTVPTLAAMWPVESIENVRLLIFGGEAVPPELAARLVAEGREVWNTYGPTEATVVACASMMDGVGPVRIGLPLDGWALAVVDAEGRRVAPGEAGELIIGGVGLARYLDPAKDREKYAPMPALGWERAYRSGDLARYEPEGLIFQGRADDQVKVGGRRIELGEVESALQDLPGVSGAAAAVRTTEAGVPVLVGYLAVAAGDASGFDRAAARAHLAERLPAAIVPLLAVVDELPVRTSGKVDRAALPWPLPGVEAPAPGLSPAEAWLAEQWQAVLGIPVPDRKADFFDLGGGSLAAAQLVSRLRVKVPEFSVADIYDVPRLGAMAKALGPFLDSEDEVAFHRPAPTPRTTQWVQTLAGVPLFILTGVRWLLYLLTASSLLRLVPGFEALPSAPWWAIIIGLVIFATPFGRMAVSVAAARLLLVGLAAGDYPRGGAVHMRLWLAEQISDQVDAVGLAGAPWVTYYARALGARIGRDVDMHTMPPITGMLEIGDGASVEPEVDLRGYWIDGDVLRVGGIRIGAQATVGARSTLAPGTRIGRRAEIAPGSAVFGRVRADQTWAGSPAERVGGTAVDWPAERPPHRTRWLYAYAVSAVTLALLPLVSFAVGALVLAAGMRGSGDLGEAMGRAFVWLIPATLVVGVVFAVLVVVLVRLMSIGLVAGTYPVRSRVAWQAWTTERLLDSARTILFPLYSSLFTPVWLRMLGAHVGRDVEASTVLLIPSMTHIEDGAFLADDTMVASYELHAGWLRVGPVRIGKRAFLGNSGMAAPGHRVPRDGLVAVLSSAPVKAKPGSSWLGSPAVRLRRLSAAGDDSRTYNPPLRLKVARSLWELCRVIPVFVTCAIGLLVLFALAALVETIGPWWTLVLSGLIMLVAGALAAAVSTIVKWIVVGPIHAGEKPLWSSFVWRTEVSDTFTEMVAAPWFARAATGTPALAMWLRSLGSTIGRGVWCDSYWLPEPDLVTLGDGATVNRGCVVQTHLFHDRIMSMDAVELEVGATLGPHSVILPAATIGAHATVGPASLVMRGETVPVGSRWSGNPIGPWRAVKVRSYQSS, from the coding sequence GTGGGCTCCGCCGCGCCGGGTGGCCCCGCCACCGCTGAGGACGGCCAGCGGGTGCTGGATCGGACGGATGCCGCGCCGCCGCCGCGCACCCTCCTCGACATCCTGCGCGACACGGCGCGTCGGCATCCCGAAGCATCCGCCATCGACGACGGATCCGTCGTCCTCAGCTATCGCGAGCTGATGGCCTCTGTCGGCGCAACGGCGGCGCGGCTGCAGGATGCCGGCGTCCGGCGCGGCGACCGCGTCGGCGTGCGCGTGCCGTCGGGCGCCAAGGAGCTGTACGTCTCGATCCTCGGGGTGATCGCGGCCGGCGCCGCGTACGTGCCGGTCGATGCGGACGACCCCGACGAGCGCGCGCGCCTCGTGTTCGGGGAGGCGAAGGTGCGGGGCATCATCGGTGCGGGAGGCGTGTACACGCCGGTCGCAGAGGACGTCGCCGCGGGTGTCGCGGCCGAGGTCGTCGTGTCGCCGCTGTTCGACGGGCAGGCGCCGCGTCCCGGCACGCGGGCCGCTCCCTCGGACCCGCCGACGCCTGCCGACGATGCCTGGATCATCTTCACGTCCGGATCGACCGGCGTGCCCAAAGGCGTGGCAGTCTCCCACCGGTCCGCGGCCGCGTTCGCGGATGCGGAGGCGGGCCTGTTCCTGCGGGACGCGCCGCTCGGCCCCGGCGACCGGGTGCTGGCCGGCCTGTCAGTGGCGTTCGACGCCTCGTGTGAGGAGATGTGGCTCGCCTGGCGCCACGGCGCGTGCCTCGTGCCCGCGCCGCGCGCCCTCGTGCGGTCCGGCGAGGACCTCGCTCCCTGGCTCATCCGCCAGGGCATCACGGTCGTCTCGACGGTGCCGACCCTCGCGGCGATGTGGCCCGTGGAGTCGATCGAGAACGTGCGCCTGCTCATCTTCGGCGGCGAGGCCGTGCCGCCGGAGCTCGCGGCCCGGCTCGTGGCCGAGGGCCGCGAGGTGTGGAACACGTACGGGCCGACGGAGGCGACGGTCGTCGCGTGCGCGTCGATGATGGACGGCGTCGGTCCCGTTCGGATCGGGCTGCCGCTCGACGGCTGGGCACTGGCCGTCGTGGATGCCGAGGGCCGGCGGGTGGCGCCGGGAGAGGCCGGCGAGCTCATCATCGGCGGCGTGGGGCTCGCGCGCTACCTGGACCCGGCGAAGGATCGCGAGAAGTACGCGCCGATGCCCGCGCTCGGGTGGGAGCGCGCCTACCGCTCCGGCGACCTCGCGCGCTACGAGCCCGAAGGACTGATCTTCCAGGGCCGCGCCGACGACCAGGTCAAGGTCGGCGGCCGGCGTATCGAGCTCGGCGAGGTCGAATCCGCCCTGCAGGATCTGCCCGGAGTGAGCGGCGCAGCCGCGGCCGTGCGCACGACGGAGGCGGGCGTCCCGGTGCTCGTCGGCTACCTGGCGGTCGCCGCGGGGGATGCGTCGGGCTTCGACCGCGCGGCGGCGCGTGCGCACCTGGCCGAACGGCTCCCCGCGGCGATCGTCCCCCTGCTGGCCGTCGTCGACGAGCTGCCCGTGCGCACGTCGGGCAAGGTCGACCGCGCGGCGCTGCCGTGGCCCCTGCCCGGCGTCGAGGCGCCCGCGCCGGGACTCAGCCCCGCCGAGGCCTGGCTCGCCGAGCAGTGGCAGGCCGTGCTGGGCATCCCCGTCCCCGATCGCAAGGCGGACTTCTTCGACCTCGGCGGCGGCTCCCTCGCGGCGGCCCAGCTCGTCTCGCGCCTGCGCGTGAAGGTGCCCGAGTTCTCCGTCGCCGACATCTACGACGTACCGCGCCTCGGGGCGATGGCCAAGGCTCTCGGACCCTTCCTCGACTCTGAGGACGAGGTGGCCTTCCACCGTCCCGCGCCGACCCCGCGCACGACCCAGTGGGTGCAGACTCTCGCCGGCGTCCCGCTGTTCATCCTCACCGGCGTCCGATGGCTGCTGTACCTCCTGACCGCGAGCTCGCTGCTGCGGCTCGTGCCCGGCTTCGAGGCCCTGCCTTCGGCGCCGTGGTGGGCGATCATCATCGGTCTCGTGATCTTCGCGACGCCGTTCGGCCGCATGGCGGTGTCGGTCGCAGCGGCGCGCCTGCTCCTGGTCGGCCTCGCTGCCGGCGACTACCCGCGCGGCGGCGCCGTGCACATGCGGCTGTGGCTGGCCGAGCAGATCTCGGATCAGGTGGATGCCGTCGGCCTCGCCGGCGCGCCGTGGGTGACGTACTACGCCCGCGCGCTGGGTGCGCGGATCGGGCGGGACGTCGACATGCACACGATGCCGCCCATCACCGGGATGCTCGAGATCGGCGACGGCGCATCCGTCGAACCCGAGGTCGACCTGCGCGGCTACTGGATCGACGGCGACGTGCTGCGCGTCGGCGGCATCCGCATCGGCGCGCAGGCGACCGTGGGCGCCCGCAGCACCCTCGCGCCGGGGACCCGCATCGGCAGGCGCGCCGAGATCGCCCCCGGTTCCGCCGTGTTCGGGCGTGTGCGGGCGGATCAGACCTGGGCGGGCTCGCCGGCCGAGCGCGTGGGCGGCACGGCGGTCGACTGGCCGGCCGAGCGCCCGCCCCATCGCACCCGATGGCTGTATGCGTACGCGGTGTCGGCCGTGACGCTCGCGCTGCTGCCGCTCGTCTCGTTCGCCGTCGGTGCGCTCGTGCTCGCGGCCGGGATGCGCGGGTCCGGCGATCTCGGCGAGGCGATGGGCCGAGCTTTCGTCTGGCTCATCCCGGCGACCCTGGTCGTCGGAGTCGTGTTCGCCGTGCTCGTCGTCGTGCTCGTGCGGCTCATGTCCATCGGACTGGTCGCGGGCACGTACCCGGTCCGCAGCCGCGTCGCGTGGCAGGCGTGGACCACCGAGCGGCTCCTCGACTCGGCGCGCACGATCCTGTTCCCGCTCTACTCGAGCCTCTTCACGCCCGTGTGGCTGCGGATGCTGGGCGCCCACGTCGGCCGGGATGTCGAGGCATCCACCGTTCTGCTCATCCCGTCGATGACGCACATCGAGGACGGCGCATTCCTCGCCGACGACACGATGGTCGCCTCCTACGAACTGCACGCGGGATGGCTGCGGGTCGGGCCGGTCCGCATCGGCAAGCGCGCCTTCCTCGGCAACTCGGGGATGGCGGCGCCCGGCCACCGCGTGCCGCGCGACGGACTCGTCGCCGTGCTCTCGTCGGCGCCGGTCAAGGCGAAGCCCGGGTCGTCGTGGCTCGGCTCGCCGGCCGTGCGCCTGCGGCGGCTGTCGGCCGCGGGCGACGACTCCCGCACCTACAACCCGCCGCTGCGCCTGAAGGTGGCGCGCTCCCTGTGGGAGCTGTGCCGCGTCATCCCCGTGTTCGTGACGTGCGCCATCGGCCTGCTCGTCCTGTTCGCGCTGGCCGCGCTCGTCGAGACGATCGGGCCCTGGTGGACGCTCGTGCTGTCGGGACTGATCATGCTCGTCGCCGGGGCGCTCGCGGCCGCGGTGTCGACGATCGTGAAGTGGATCGTCGTCGGCCCGATCCACGCGGGGGAGAAGCCTCTCTGGTCGAGCTTCGTCTGGCGCACCGAGGTGTCCGACACCTTCACCGAGATGGTGGCCGCTCCCTGGTTCGCCCGTGCGGCCACCGGCACGCCGGCCCTCGCCATGTGGCTGCGCAGCCTCGGCTCCACGATCGGCCGCGGGGTCTGGTGCGACAGCTACTGGCTGCCGGAGCCCGATCTCGTCACGCTCGGCGACGGCGCGACCGTGAACCGCGGGTGCGTTGTGCAGACCCACCTGTTCCATGATCGAATCATGAGCATGGATGCCGTCGAACTCGAGGTCGGAGCGACCCTCGGCCCGCACAGCGTGATCCTGCCCGCAGCCACGATCGGCGCCCACGCCACGGTCGGCCCCGCGTCCCTCGTCATGCGCGGCGAGACCGTGCCGGTGGGCAGCAGATGGAGCGGCAACCCGATCGGCCCCTGGCGTGCGGTGAAGGTCCGCTCGTACCAGTCGTCGTGA
- the pstC gene encoding phosphate ABC transporter permease subunit PstC: MADTAIRPPARAAMSRERGRRTGDRVFLGLSAASASLILVILAGVAIFLIIQGIPAITADWPATKDLASIQNPAGVPWPSFWAYVGPLLWGSIWSGLIAIVLGAPVAIGIALFTSHYAPRRIAGALGYIVDLLAAVPSIVFGLWGIVVIRPLLLPLSDFLNHYFGWIPLFAGPVSTTGSTMLAGGVVLAVMILPIVTSITREIFLQTPRLHEEAALALGATRWEMIRLAVLPYARSGMVSATLLGVGRAIGETMAFALIVSPSIRYSVQILTDGYNSQTIAANIVNNWGVATEIQRSALIGTGLMLFVISFGVNFLARYIISASGPDAKRRSRTPRKAGKPA; this comes from the coding sequence ATGGCTGACACCGCGATCCGACCACCGGCCCGTGCCGCGATGTCCCGTGAGCGCGGCCGTCGCACGGGCGACCGCGTGTTCCTCGGACTCTCCGCCGCCTCCGCGTCACTGATCCTCGTGATCCTCGCGGGCGTGGCGATCTTCCTCATCATCCAGGGCATTCCCGCGATCACCGCGGACTGGCCGGCCACCAAGGATCTGGCGTCGATCCAGAACCCCGCCGGCGTCCCGTGGCCGAGCTTCTGGGCGTACGTCGGCCCGCTCCTGTGGGGCAGCATCTGGTCGGGACTCATCGCGATCGTCCTCGGCGCACCGGTCGCGATCGGCATCGCCCTGTTCACCTCGCACTACGCGCCGCGCCGCATCGCCGGCGCTCTCGGCTACATCGTCGATCTGCTCGCGGCCGTCCCGTCGATCGTCTTCGGCCTGTGGGGCATCGTCGTCATCCGACCGCTGCTCCTGCCGCTGTCCGACTTCCTCAACCACTACTTCGGCTGGATCCCGCTCTTCGCGGGGCCCGTCTCGACCACCGGTTCGACGATGCTCGCCGGCGGCGTCGTGCTCGCGGTCATGATCCTGCCGATCGTGACCTCGATCACGCGCGAGATCTTCCTGCAGACGCCACGGCTCCACGAGGAGGCGGCTCTCGCCCTGGGGGCGACCCGCTGGGAGATGATCCGGCTCGCCGTCCTCCCCTACGCGCGCAGCGGCATGGTGTCGGCGACTCTGCTCGGCGTCGGACGGGCCATCGGCGAGACGATGGCGTTCGCGCTGATCGTCTCCCCGTCGATCCGGTACTCGGTGCAGATCCTCACCGACGGATACAACTCGCAGACCATCGCGGCCAACATCGTCAACAACTGGGGCGTCGCCACCGAGATCCAGCGCTCGGCGCTCATCGGCACCGGCCTCATGCTCTTCGTCATCTCGTTCGGCGTCAACTTCCTGGCCCGCTACATCATCTCCGCCAGCGGACCCGACGCGAAGCGACGCAGCCGGACGCCGAGGAAGGCAGGAAAGCCCGCATGA